The genomic window GGTGCGCCAGGTCCGGCTGTCCTTCCTGCCCGGATGACCCGACGGATGACACGCCCAGACGAATCTGCCGAAAGGCTTGCACCCGGTGGCTGGCTCGGGTGGACTACCCCGCAGAGGCCCCCGGGCACGGGGGCCGGTCGAACGGAGGGCAGTCGGTGAGCGCGACCGCGGACACCGCGGGAGGTCGGCACCCCGTGCCGGCAGGCCGGATGGGTTTCGTCGCAGGGCAGACGGTGCAGGAGCTCGGCTGGGACGAGGACTGTGACGACGACCTGCGGGCCGCCCTCGAGGAGGTCACCGGCACGGTCCTCGTCGAGGAGGACTACGACGACGACGTCGTCGACGCTGTCCTGCTGTGGTGGCGGGACGGGGACGGTGACCTCGTGGACACCCTCGTCGACGCACTCACTTCGCTGGCCGCCGGCGGCGTCATCTGGTTGCTCACCCCGAAGGTCGGCCGCGCCGGTCACGTTGAGCCGTCGGACATCGGCGAGGCTGCGCCCACCGCGGGGCTGAGCGCCACCACGAGCGTCGCGGCTGCACCCGACTGGTCGGGCACCCGGTTGGTCGCGCCGCGCTCCGGCCGCCGCTGACCCGCACCTGTCAGGGTGACAACGGGCTGTAGGTCGTCCTCACCCTGACAGGTTGAAGCGGCTGAGCAGGGCGCCGACCCCGGCGAGGGTGCGGGCCGCACCGCGCAGCGCCGCGCCGCCAGAGATCCCCGGCACTGCGTCGAGCAGCGGCGCCAGCTGCAGCAGGCCGGGCAGGTCGCGGGTCACCAGGTCGTGCCGCAGCCACAGTCCGGCGATGTTGTCGGCGCGCCCGGCACTCACGTCGAGGAGCACGCGGACGTCGGCTCGGACGGCCGGCCCGTGGTCGCCGTCCGCAGCGGTGCGCGGGAGGGTGCGCCAGTCCGGTCCGCGGCTGCCGAACCCCATGGCCCCGTCGCCGG from Actinomycetes bacterium includes these protein-coding regions:
- a CDS encoding DUF3052 domain-containing protein codes for the protein MSATADTAGGRHPVPAGRMGFVAGQTVQELGWDEDCDDDLRAALEEVTGTVLVEEDYDDDVVDAVLLWWRDGDGDLVDTLVDALTSLAAGGVIWLLTPKVGRAGHVEPSDIGEAAPTAGLSATTSVAAAPDWSGTRLVAPRSGRR